tttacagtatttacatttaaaTTAGGAGCAGTCAATGACTCAAATATGCATTAGTATTATGTAACTAAGTTATCATACATCTACATTATATTAGCTGGGCACTCTGTAAAACCGGCAGGGCAGTGCGCCCATGAAAAacatcctagggagaacactgagagTAGTGACAATGTGGCAATCAAGAGTAAAAAAACTAAAGTAGTTTCTAGATGGGAAGCTGTTTGTCCTTTCGTAAATCTGTCAAGTGATATCAAAAGCAGAATTTGCAACATGGCCGTGTCAACTGACCTAGTCGATGTGTAATGCTCTGTAGCAGTAACACTGATAGAAATATCATTTGCGTTAGTATAATATATAGTCAGTTCACTAAGTGTTCTTAAACGCTCTAAGGCAGGATAATCTCAGACCACGAACATCCAATAGGCCTCATTGTAAAACCTTTTAAAGCTCCTGTTTTATGATGACAATCCCCAAATTCATcctggatttttaaaaataatttttgaaaatgcTCGTTTTCAAAAGGTGATTTTTTAATGTTAAGATTAGACACAATTATCACAGCCTATACAGTAAACGGTTTATGCCAGTTGATGGCAGACATAATTGTTAGTTGATGCATTTGCCCACTAGATTGTGACAAAAATTGTGCTTGTGTGCTCCTACGTTTTTCTCAGAAAGCAAGTGCAGTAGACTCCCTCTAGTTCGGCCACCAGAAAGTCTGGCTGTCAACTGTCCTTGAAAGAAGAGTGCAGAATAAGTCACACGAGGGAAGTGCAGCTTTACAATTGGCAGGGACTTATACCGAGCAACAGCAGTTAATGTAATGTTTATAAAGAAGTGGTGTGATTTTTCTTCTAAAAAAAGCAATTGACACAAAAAACAGAAAAGATAAGCGATTTCTTTTAATTTCTGAATTCTGCAGAGTTTATGACACAGTACTGTatgtttataattattaagtgTTAGTGTACCTTCACAAAAATTAAATTCTGAGTGTTTGTAGTATGTTTATCTGCATTTAATTTTCCACCATGAGTGCTTATCTATCATCGCGAGTGAAATTTCAATAGTGTATGGAGACATCATAAAGATAACATCAACTCATTTCGAGTGAGTACACTTGGTAAAGACACATTAATACTACTTTCCTTATAATTTCTTCTTTATTTAGGTACTGTATTTCATCGGCTTGTATTAGCCGTGTTCTCTGACTACGGAGTCCAGTCTGGACAAGCAGGCCATTGTAACACCAGAAATCAAacagttcaacttcaataacaACTTACGTGTATCAGCCTATGACTGAATGTAACTAAGCCAACAGTGTACAAaaaagcgtatggcttttagtgtcgggagtgtccaaggacatgtttggctcgccaagtgcaggtctttcgatctgacgccacctgcgcgtcgtgatgatgaaatgacgatgaagacaacacataaacccaacccctgtgccagagaaattaaccaatgatggttaaaattcccgacccagccaggaatcgaacccggggcccctgtgcccaaaggccagctcagccatggagctggacaacagtGTACAGATATCAGTTGAACTACACAGGGGATAAtgaaaacattgaaacaaaaaggcctccagctcaagactgttttaacaatcaccacctcacatttttatttttcatcatgctttttaagaaaaaaaaaaaaccttttttaaCTAACACTTTATATTGTGCATCtgatgtttttaatttattatatatgtTTTTATGAGGATGACCCTATGCCGGGTTGAAATGTCCATGTaaagttttgtcttaattggatgtaaatattGTTAGTAGGCCTATTGACTAGGAGAATAATCCAAATAATTtagtacaattttgtaagaagttcaaccgtcaataaaGATCTAATGTGAGCTTTATAGTCTGTAAGCTATATGACCATATGCAAGCTAGTAGCATTCAAGTTGTTTTAATGTTTAccaaattttaaaaatacacctATCTGATCCCTTCCCCTCACCTGTCGCATAACAACCAAGCGGAAAGGGCTTCTCTTCTCACCAAACACATTTTAATACAGCAACTATTTCCAAGAAATCCTCATCAGTGCCGATACAATTATTGTTTGTTCTTGATGGACGTTCCGAGTGTGGTGAGCCAGCAACCTCGCACTGCTGTTCACACACCACTGGCTATGACCAAAACAGCTTCCCATTTAGAAAGTAAAATTTCTCAATTTTTTATGACATTCAAATGTAACGTGAAGAAAGCACAAAATTTCAGACCAGCCTTTATAGACCACAATACAATGATATCACCTCCATATAATCCACATAATTTTCTGGTGAATATTGTAGCTACATTAAAGCATTGAAACTTTCATGGTACCCATGAGGATGATTGCTGCTGTAACAAGGTTCGTAACAAGAGTCAAAATCCTAACCCCACTTTTTTCCCCCCCCACAAAATTAGTTAATCTTCCATTTAACTGATATTCAACTAATATCAGTCCCACTGTACTATAGGCACCACAGCATAATTTACATTATTTCTGAAGGTGAATCATATATATCTTGTCTCTATTACTTGTAGGAGTGTGCCAAGGCTAGAGACCCACCAAGCCACCCCAAAAAATTGGCAAAATTTCAATAAGTCCTAAGCTCAAACATGCATTGTAGGAAGTTCTTAGCTCATATTACAAGAAGAGAGATGGAAGGGTTCTTTGCTGCATCTGAGGACCTACCCACCACCCTCGGTCGCACATTTAGGCGGAAGGTAAAAATTAtaatcacatttacttttataataagaTATCACAAAACAAGCAATACTTTCTGAGCTATTGGCTGAAATTACTATAATATGGTGCGACTCACAGAATTCAACACAGGAATCATCACCAACTTTGGAAATAATAAAAGTTCCTGAACAGTTAGACCAATATTCTGCCATGAATCAGTGGCCACACTCACTTTGAGAGGCTCTGTGCTAAGCACTCCTGAAATGTTAGGTCAGTGAGCTTAGTCATTAGCCAGGCCAAGCGTAGATTAAAAAAATCTCCCAGTATCTATGTGAACAGGTTAACCGTCTGAGCAAGAGTACGATGCTAAGAACTCAGCATCATTCTTCATGCCTGCTGGAGCATGTTCTTGGGGTGCCAGCCTTGAGCCCGTCTACAAGTTATACTGCCAAATGTGAAAAATGAATTGGCCAAGGCTCTTAATAAAATGAAGAATCGCCAGGGCGATTCCTAACTATGCACCTCCATAATATTTAAACAGATGGAATGTTGCTATGAGCCAGGTATGTCTAGTCCAATGTATTGTTGCCAAGAGCCATCTCGATAACAAATGGTAGAATGACTGATAGACATGTAAGCTACTAACTAATCCACGACCATGAAGCTGTGGAAGTCTGCAGTGGCTTTCCCTATGGTGCATATAGGACAGTTTTTCTCAGTACTGTTTAGTCCATGTCTCAATACACTCTGATACATAAAACACAAAATAATTTCTTTCAAGAAAGAAAACACATATACAAATATTTTCCACTGTAAGATTCTGTCCTGAAATATACACAACATTCAAAAAGGATCTTTATTAAGTTTCAGAATAAACAAAGCTGAATGATATAATTCATCAAATATTTAATACTTTGGTTTCTTGAACTCTGGTTCACCACCTGACTGGCCAGGAATTTTTCTTTTCTGGATAATATTCTGAATCTTCTGCCACTCACGATCCAGCTCAGCCTTCTCGTTTTTCTCCTTGTGGTATTTCCTAGTACGCCGCCCATCAGCCATCTTGACGCCGTATTGGAAAGCTGCTTTTGGCAAGGCTTCTTTACTATTCATGTAGTCACTATATTCTTCCTGCGTGTCGAAGTCCCACCTTCCTATGGGCCCCTTCTTGTTGCCGAGATCCATCTTGGTATAATCTACTTCATCGTCTGAGTCATCAATAGCATCCTGCATCTCCTCCAAGCCAGGATAACATTCTGCATAACCCTCTGGTTCGGCTGCCAAACGAGTGAGTAATTGTTGTGCTCTACTCTGGCTAGGGTTCGGTATTTCTCGCTTAGATGGTTGTTTCTCCGGTTCTGGTTTCTGCATTTCAGGCTTTGGTTTGTTACTTGGCTCTGTCCAAGTAGTTTCTTCTTCCGGCTTCTCAAAGTAGGGACGACGTTTCTCCCTATCCTTATCTCGGACTTCTTGTCTTGCCATAGATGGTACATAGTCACCTATCTCTCCATAAATACTTTCATCTGCTAATTTTCCACCCTTAGCATCAAGACGGGCTTTATCTTTCTTTTTGGATTTCCTGTTATGACGACCACCTTGGCGGAGATAAGACAAAATCTGAGCTAATTTGTTAATGACAATGTCATTTGTTGTCAACGTTGCAGTGGTTTCCAAGCTGGGAACATCTAATCTGCTACGAATTAGAGTAGTTGGTATATCGCTGTCAGCGAGCTCATCATCAAGATCTATCACATACGCCATTCTGCCAGGAGAAAACAGTTCATTTTTCTCAGGAGCACGCATTTTAAAAACAACTCGATATACATTACGACCAAGTTTGGTCTTGAATTGCATTTCTTCTTCATCGTCCTTTTTCTCCTTCTTAGTTTTTACCAATTTATCAAGTTCCTCTTTCTCTTCCTTTTCCTTAGCCTGAATCTCACTCCGCACTTTCTGCAGCAAGGCATAATCCAGACCTTTCACCAAGTGAGTATGCTCCATATCACCACCCAAGAATTTGGATTCCTGAATCATCTGACGACGTCTCTCAGCAGCATCCATACCTGATTTAAGATCCGGTGCCACAGCACGATATCCACTGGCTGTTGACAGGGGATCTTCAGCTTGATAGTCGGGATTAGCACCTTCTCTCCGTTCACCTGCTCTGTCACGATACTTCTTGGCCAATTCTGCCATTTTATCATCTTCCTGCTTTTTAAGTTTGGCGTAAAAGCTTTTCTTCTTCCTGCGCCGTTCAGCTCGATCTTCTCCTTCTGCATCAGGGGTCGCGGGCACAGCATCTCGTACAGGTGCTGAAGGCAATGATGACGGAACAGACGCGCGAGGTGTCATCAACAATCTTCGAAAATCATCATTCGTCAATCGCTGTGACCTGTCAGGGTTCTCCTCCCGTCCATCCTCTCCCTTGCTATAATCGTTTTCAGGCATCTTGCAACGTTTACAATTAAGACTTTCCTCACaacaaaaaaaatcacttcacaatGGACTCGAGTATGTTTACGACTGTCCACGTTAAAAGCCAAACTGAGACCATGTACAGTTAAATATTATAATCAATACTAAAGCACTTTTATGTTAAACGTCTTGACAAACAGAACTTAGTCAACCATCATCAACAGCCACCATATTGTCACTGGTCCCTTTGTTTACGCTGCTTTACGCAATGGATGGAATGGTGGCAAATGAATCAAGAAGGCCATGGATCAAAGGTTGCTGCGGCTACGATCGGTAATCATTTCTAAAATGGCGACTGCAAGACAATCTTGGCAATTTAATGATACTGGAATtctcaggaaaaaggaagaagatgaagaactcTTGGTATTTGGATATTCGTGCAAACTATTTCGTGATGATGAAAAAGCGCTATTTATTGATCAAGGAAAGCATTTAATACCTTGGATGGGAGATGAGACCCTAAAAATCGACAGGTTTGTTGCCCATGTTATTTATAGAATTTAACATGTTACCACCATTTCTCTTAAAAGTCTGTCGTTGAAGTTTTA
This DNA window, taken from Anabrus simplex isolate iqAnaSimp1 chromosome X, ASM4041472v1, whole genome shotgun sequence, encodes the following:
- the beag gene encoding protein Red, whose amino-acid sequence is MPENDYSKGEDGREENPDRSQRLTNDDFRRLLMTPRASVPSSLPSAPVRDAVPATPDAEGEDRAERRRKKKSFYAKLKKQEDDKMAELAKKYRDRAGERREGANPDYQAEDPLSTASGYRAVAPDLKSGMDAAERRRQMIQESKFLGGDMEHTHLVKGLDYALLQKVRSEIQAKEKEEKEELDKLVKTKKEKKDDEEEMQFKTKLGRNVYRVVFKMRAPEKNELFSPGRMAYVIDLDDELADSDIPTTLIRSRLDVPSLETTATLTTNDIVINKLAQILSYLRQGGRHNRKSKKKDKARLDAKGGKLADESIYGEIGDYVPSMARQEVRDKDREKRRPYFEKPEEETTWTEPSNKPKPEMQKPEPEKQPSKREIPNPSQSRAQQLLTRLAAEPEGYAECYPGLEEMQDAIDDSDDEVDYTKMDLGNKKGPIGRWDFDTQEEYSDYMNSKEALPKAAFQYGVKMADGRRTRKYHKEKNEKAELDREWQKIQNIIQKRKIPGQSGGEPEFKKPKY